The following proteins are encoded in a genomic region of Candidatus Omnitrophota bacterium:
- a CDS encoding UbiA family prenyltransferase, whose protein sequence is MKRIKTYAKFIKLEHTLFSLPLIYSGAVLAQRGWPPVRIFLLVLLAGFGARTVAMALNRIIDRHFDALNPRTAGRELPAAALSAKEAWAVVILGLVLYLGAAWAIAPICLWLSPIPLGVFVVYPYMKRFTPWAHLGVGAGLALAPLGGWIAVTQTLEGVGPGLLLTLFTFFWVAGFDMIYSTADAEFDRSAGLKSLPAMRGVGGALMISAVFHLAAFFCLVGLQLTVLSGALSWAVLLGTGALLWLEHHKATDVHLAFFKINAVLGFVVLGWIVCGVA, encoded by the coding sequence ATGAAGCGAATCAAGACCTACGCCAAGTTTATCAAGCTCGAGCACACGCTGTTTTCCCTGCCGCTCATCTACAGTGGGGCGGTCCTGGCGCAGCGCGGGTGGCCTCCGGTCCGTATCTTCTTGCTGGTTTTGCTTGCGGGTTTTGGCGCGCGCACCGTGGCCATGGCGCTGAACCGGATTATTGATCGCCATTTTGACGCCCTGAATCCCCGCACTGCGGGCCGCGAACTCCCGGCCGCGGCTTTAAGCGCGAAGGAAGCCTGGGCCGTTGTAATTTTGGGTTTGGTCCTTTATCTGGGCGCAGCCTGGGCTATTGCGCCGATTTGTTTGTGGCTCTCCCCGATTCCGCTTGGGGTATTTGTCGTTTATCCCTATATGAAGCGCTTCACGCCTTGGGCGCATTTGGGCGTGGGCGCGGGTTTGGCGCTCGCTCCCTTGGGCGGTTGGATTGCCGTCACTCAGACTCTTGAGGGCGTGGGTCCGGGATTATTGCTGACGCTCTTCACGTTTTTCTGGGTGGCGGGTTTTGACATGATCTATTCAACTGCGGATGCGGAGTTCGATCGCTCTGCAGGGCTCAAGTCCTTGCCTGCAATGCGCGGTGTGGGAGGGGCTTTGATGATTTCCGCTGTTTTTCACCTGGCAGCCTTTTTCTGCTTAGTGGGTTTACAGTTAACAGTCTTGAGCGGGGCATTGAGTTGGGCTGTGCTGTTGGGCACAGGGGCTTTGCTTTGGCTGGAGCACCACAAGGCCACGGACGTGCACCTGGCCTTTTTCAAAATCAATGCGGTCCTGGGTTTTGTCGTGCTGGGGTGGATCGTGTGCGGGGTGGCTTGA
- a CDS encoding menaquinone biosynthesis decarboxylase: MIFHDFQSFLRHLEEQGELKRVKAQVDPEYEITEIYHRVISDEGPAMLFENVKGSLFPMALNFFGSMRRVEIALGRHPEEIGANWSALAEALQPPTLSAFFSQKKRLWGLRHMRLVRGRQRPCQELIEKPDLRTLPALKVWPKDGGRFITFPLVFTHDPKNGGRNVGLYRMHIHNPTQTGMHWQIEKGGGFHYHAAEKANQSLPVAVALGADPALMLAAACPLPEGVDEWIFSGLLRQSPGQTAPATQVPVQVPAHAEFVLEGYIPAGIRHPEGPFGDHFGHYSLQRPFPVFEIKTMTRKRNPVYPAAVVGKPPQEDKYMGDAIQMMFHPIVRLMHPEIRDLWAYFEAGFHNLLVVSVEQRYAKEAMKTALSLMGEGQLSLTKFIVLVDPGVDVRSWPEVLRAVAAHFDPAEDFLLLPGVPLDTLDFTSFTPDLGSKMVMDATSGGKAPSTEVPKPDLDPTRLVPGIQAWKLLEQSLLVVQVKGEGRPVVEKLVAAPGLRGLRWVVAVSPDVDLDDQTSTLWGIFTRFDCARDVVFAANEFRGAWPVWRGCMGIDATWKKGYPEPVEMLPEIAGRVEKRWAEYQL; the protein is encoded by the coding sequence ATGATCTTCCACGATTTTCAGTCTTTCCTAAGGCATCTTGAAGAGCAGGGCGAGCTCAAGCGAGTTAAGGCCCAGGTGGATCCGGAATATGAGATTACCGAGATTTACCACCGCGTGATCTCCGATGAAGGCCCTGCCATGTTGTTCGAAAATGTGAAGGGCTCGCTCTTTCCCATGGCGCTCAACTTTTTCGGTAGCATGCGGCGTGTGGAGATTGCGCTGGGCCGCCATCCGGAAGAGATTGGCGCCAACTGGAGTGCCTTGGCCGAGGCCTTGCAGCCGCCCACACTCAGCGCATTCTTCTCCCAAAAAAAACGGCTCTGGGGCCTGCGCCATATGCGTTTGGTCCGGGGCCGCCAGCGTCCTTGCCAAGAGCTGATCGAGAAACCGGATCTTCGTACTTTACCCGCGCTTAAGGTTTGGCCCAAGGACGGCGGCCGCTTTATCACCTTTCCTCTGGTCTTTACCCATGATCCCAAGAACGGCGGCCGCAATGTAGGTTTGTATCGGATGCATATCCACAACCCGACTCAAACCGGGATGCATTGGCAAATTGAAAAGGGCGGGGGCTTTCACTATCATGCCGCGGAAAAGGCGAATCAGAGTTTGCCTGTGGCAGTGGCCCTGGGCGCGGATCCGGCCCTGATGCTGGCAGCGGCGTGCCCTTTGCCTGAGGGCGTGGACGAGTGGATCTTTAGCGGTTTGCTGCGCCAATCCCCGGGGCAGACGGCGCCTGCGACCCAGGTACCTGTGCAGGTGCCGGCTCACGCGGAGTTTGTATTGGAAGGATACATCCCGGCCGGCATCCGGCATCCGGAGGGCCCTTTTGGCGATCACTTCGGGCATTATTCGCTGCAGCGCCCCTTCCCTGTATTTGAAATCAAAACAATGACGCGCAAACGCAATCCGGTTTATCCGGCGGCTGTGGTGGGGAAACCGCCGCAGGAAGACAAGTACATGGGCGACGCCATTCAAATGATGTTCCACCCGATTGTGCGTTTGATGCATCCCGAAATACGGGATCTGTGGGCTTACTTTGAGGCGGGTTTCCACAATTTGCTGGTGGTGTCCGTGGAGCAGCGCTATGCCAAAGAGGCGATGAAGACGGCGCTATCCTTGATGGGCGAGGGCCAGCTCTCGCTGACCAAGTTTATCGTGCTGGTGGATCCGGGGGTGGACGTGCGCTCCTGGCCCGAGGTCCTGCGGGCGGTGGCCGCGCACTTTGACCCGGCCGAGGATTTTCTGTTGCTGCCCGGGGTGCCTCTGGATACACTGGACTTCACCAGCTTTACCCCAGATTTAGGGTCTAAGATGGTCATGGACGCCACATCTGGGGGTAAGGCCCCTTCAACCGAAGTGCCGAAGCCCGATCTGGATCCCACCCGTCTTGTCCCCGGCATCCAGGCTTGGAAGCTTCTGGAACAGAGCTTGCTTGTGGTTCAGGTAAAGGGAGAGGGCCGGCCTGTGGTCGAGAAGCTGGTGGCTGCGCCCGGGCTGCGCGGGCTTCGATGGGTGGTTGCCGTGAGCCCGGATGTGGATCTGGACGATCAGACGAGTACGCTGTGGGGGATTTTTACGCGCTTTGATTGCGCGCGTGACGTAGTGTTTGCCGCAAACGAATTCCGTGGGGCCTGGCCGGTGTGGCGCGGTTGCATGGGGATTGACGCCACGTGGAAGAAGGGCTATCCCGAACCAGTGGAGATGTTGCCGGAAATTGCCGGCCGCGTGGAAAAGCGGTGGGCGGAGTATCAGCTTTGA
- a CDS encoding UbiX family flavin prenyltransferase, giving the protein MRTIIGITGASGAILGVEFAKRLPGEKYVVFSKWGQMVLKEETGLSPADLGPHVDGIFSDADLANPLASGSNPYDAVVIVPCSVTTLGKIASGIGDTLLTRTAYVAMKERRRLVLALRETPLATVSLKQAYELSQDGVIIMPTCPPFYMEPKTLQDAIDGFVDKLLGVLGCAAAEGYKTHRLDTVSGTGA; this is encoded by the coding sequence ATGAGAACAATTATCGGAATCACCGGGGCCTCGGGTGCGATCCTGGGTGTGGAATTCGCCAAGCGTTTGCCGGGTGAAAAGTATGTAGTGTTTTCCAAATGGGGGCAGATGGTTCTCAAGGAGGAGACAGGGCTTTCCCCTGCGGACCTGGGGCCGCATGTGGACGGGATCTTCAGTGATGCTGATTTGGCTAATCCCTTGGCATCGGGATCCAACCCCTATGATGCGGTCGTGATCGTGCCTTGTTCGGTGACAACCTTGGGCAAGATTGCCTCGGGGATCGGGGACACGCTGCTGACGCGCACCGCCTATGTGGCAATGAAGGAGAGGCGGCGGCTTGTCCTGGCTCTGCGTGAGACTCCGTTGGCCACGGTGAGTCTGAAACAGGCGTACGAGCTTTCACAGGATGGGGTGATTATTATGCCCACCTGTCCGCCATTCTATATGGAGCCCAAGACCTTGCAGGATGCCATTGACGGATTTGTGGATAAACTGCTTGGTGTGCTGGGGTGTGCTGCAGCCGAAGGATACAAGACGCATAGATTAGATACGGTGTCAGGCACCGGTGCCTGA
- the mqnE gene encoding aminofutalosine synthase MqnE, whose protein sequence is MQQIIDKLHSSQRLNFEDGMACLRTDDLIGLGRLANEVKRARWGKKVHYVVNRQINPSNLCVLSCKFCDFSSKKGRPDAYEMSVQEVLDKCSEELREVHIVGGLHPTWRLEDYEAMLRAIHERYPHIQIKAFTAVEIDFFAKRERTDVEEVLRRLQAVGLTCLPGGGAEVFSERVRKQLFPFKMGASRWLAIHEIAHRMGIHSNATLLYGHIETYEERVEHMLKLRELQDETRGFLSFIPLAFQPGNSGIVKRAASVVEDLKTIATARLLLDNFDHIKSYWIMLGEETASMALNFGADDLDGTVGEERIAHAALSSSPTLLTRQRIEQLIRESGNEPQERDALYQAVY, encoded by the coding sequence ATGCAACAAATCATCGACAAACTCCATAGCTCCCAACGCCTCAACTTTGAAGACGGCATGGCCTGCCTGCGGACAGATGACTTGATCGGCCTGGGCCGTCTGGCCAATGAAGTCAAACGCGCGCGCTGGGGCAAGAAGGTTCACTATGTGGTGAACCGCCAAATCAATCCCTCCAATCTTTGCGTTCTTTCCTGCAAGTTTTGTGATTTTTCATCCAAAAAGGGGCGCCCCGATGCCTACGAGATGAGTGTGCAGGAGGTCTTAGATAAGTGCTCGGAGGAACTCAGAGAAGTGCACATTGTCGGCGGGCTGCACCCCACCTGGCGGCTTGAAGATTACGAGGCCATGTTGCGCGCCATTCATGAGCGCTACCCGCATATCCAGATCAAGGCTTTTACGGCAGTGGAAATTGATTTCTTTGCCAAGCGTGAGCGCACGGATGTGGAAGAAGTCTTGAGACGCCTGCAGGCCGTGGGACTCACCTGTTTGCCGGGCGGGGGAGCCGAGGTGTTTTCAGAGCGCGTGCGCAAGCAACTCTTTCCTTTCAAGATGGGAGCGTCGCGTTGGCTGGCCATCCACGAGATCGCGCACCGCATGGGGATTCATTCCAATGCCACCCTCCTGTACGGTCATATCGAGACTTATGAAGAGCGTGTGGAGCACATGCTCAAGCTTCGGGAATTGCAGGATGAAACGCGCGGATTTCTTTCCTTTATTCCCTTGGCCTTCCAACCCGGTAACTCGGGAATTGTAAAACGTGCGGCCTCGGTGGTGGAGGATTTGAAGACGATCGCAACGGCCCGGCTTTTGTTGGATAATTTTGATCACATCAAGTCTTACTGGATTATGTTGGGGGAGGAAACGGCATCCATGGCCTTGAATTTCGGGGCCGATGATTTGGACGGGACTGTGGGCGAAGAGCGCATTGCCCACGCGGCCCTGTCCAGCTCACCCACACTGCTGACACGGCAGCGAATCGAACAACTCATACGGGAATCCGGTAATGAACCCCAGGAACGTGATGCCTTATACCAAGCCGTTTACTGA